The window TGAGGAAAATACTGACGATGATGATGACTTTACCGGCGCGCAGGACAAAGCCTTTCAGGCGCTGCCAGGTCTGAATGACCAGGCTTTTAACGTGCGGTACATGGTAAACCGGCAGCTCCATCACGAACGGTGTGGCTTCGCCACGCATAATGGTGTGCTTGAGCATCAGGCCGGTCAGTACCGCCATGACTATACCCAGTACGTACAGTGAGAAGACGGCCAGCGCGCCGTTCTGGCCAAAGAACGCCGCAGCAAACACGGCGAAAATCGCCAGACGCGCACCGCAGGACATAAACGGCGCCATCATGATGGTCATCAGACGTTCACGCGGTGCATCCAGCGTGCGTGCGCCCATCACGGAAGGGACGTTACAGCCGAAGCCGACAATTAGCGGGACAAACGATTTACCCGGTAATCCCAGAGCCTGCATCAAACGATCCATCACAAACGCAGCACGCGCCATATAGCCGGAGTCTTCGAGGAATGAGAGGAACAGGTACATCATGCCGATTTGCGGCACCAGCGGTAGCACGGTGTTAATCCCGCCGCCAAGACCCTGCGCCAGGAAGATGGTTAACCAGTCCGGGAAGTGCAGGGTGTAGCCAATCCACTGAATACCATGGATAAAGAGTGCCACGGAACCGACGTCAAACAGCGGCTGCAGCGCGCCACCGATGTTAATGGCGAGCAGGAACATCAGGTACATTACGAACAGAAATACTGGCAGGCCGAGGAAGCGGTTAAGTACGACCTTATCGACCGCGGTGGTGAAGCGGCTTGGCTCTGCGGTCAGGGTGTTGCTGACGGTATCGCAGATGGCGGCAATGCACTGGTAACGTGCATCAGCAATATGCAGCGCCGGATCGTCCATTGTTTCACTCAGGCGAGTCAGCGCGGCATCCAGATTTTGTGCCGCATCACCCGCGTAGGCGCGGCTGTAGATATCGCCTTCCAGCATCTGCAGGCCGAGCCAGCGACGTTGTTGCTGCGGCATCTCTTTGGCCATCGCGTCAGCCAGAGACTCGGCTTCACGCAGCAGCGGTTGGGCATAATGTACCAGCTCGACGGTGTCGTTTTCTTTGTAGCGATCGATAGCCAGCTTCAGTGCTTCAATCCCGCGACCACGGGTTGAGACCAGCGGCACCACCGGGCAGCCCAGACGGGCGGAAAGGGCATCGATATCAATCCGGATTTGCTGCTTCTCAGCAATGTCCAGCATGTTCAGCGCGACGATGCAGGGGATCCCCAGTTCAAGCAGTTGCAGCGTCAGGTAGAGGTTACGCTCGAGGTTTGAGGCATCAACCACGTTGATCAGCAGGTCAGCGTCGCCGCTTAAGATATAGTGACAGGCAATTTGCTCATCGAGGGAGGTCTGCGATGAGATGGTCGTCAAAGAATAGGTGCCGGGTAAATCCACCAGCGTAACCTGATGGTCAGTTGTCGAGAAATGACCTTCTTTGCGCTCAACGGTAACGCCAGCCCAGTTACCCACACGCTGACGCGCGCCGGTAAGCTGATTGAATAATGTTGTCTTGCCGGAATTAGGATTACCAATTAAACCAATGGTTAGTTTTTTCATTTTTATAGACTCACTGTATTAACAGGAAACCGCTTCCACTTCTAATAACGCCAGATCTTTTTTCCGCAACACCAGGCTGACTCGGCGTGTTTCAATATGGATAGGATCGCCTAATGGGGCGACGCGAACCACATTGAACGATGAGCCTGGCAGCATGCCGAGCGACAAGAGCTTCTGCCGGTACGCCGGGCTGATATCACGAGAAAAACCGGTAATTTTCCAAGCAGTGTCTGGAGTGAATTGCATAGGGACCTACTTATATCTCGCTAACTGGATGATTACCTCATGGGGCGAAAGGCGGCATGAGACCAGATGATTAGCCAACGAAGGAAAGAGTAAATAATCAACAAAACAATGATAATGAGAATGGTTTCTATCATCAATAGAATAAATGTGACGGAATGTTGGATTGGCGAATAATTTGAGTCAATTTTGATATGGCTCAACATTTATTCAGGTCTGACATGAATGATTCGAGGGAGAAACTATTGGAATTTATTAATGTTTAATTAAGGTTTCAGCTGTTAATAAAGTGATAAATATATTGTGACGGAAAGCGATAAATATATTAAATAGGCCGGATGGCAACGCTCGCGCGTCTTATCCGGCCTACAAATTAATAACGACAAGTTGGCCGGCTAAGGTGTTTACACCGCCATCCGGCACACGCGTCACACTAGCGCTTTTTACCCATTGCCGCCGCCAGTGCATCCATCATCGCACTGTTACCGGCTGACTGCGCTTCACGACCACGGGGTTTTGCGGCTTTAGGCGCCGGGCGGTTACCCTGTGTGCGCTCGTTGTTGCCACCGCCGCCGCGACGGGCATTGGTTTCACCCGGCTGTTCGTCCAGACGCATGGTCAGGGCGATACGCTTACGCGGTAGATCAACCTCCAGCACTTTCACCTTCACAATGTCGCCGGCTTTTACCACGGTGTGCGGGTCTTCAACGAATTTGTTCGATAACGAGGAGATATGCACCAGACCGTCCTGATGAACGCCGATATCGACAAACGCACCAAAGTTGGTGACGTTGGTGACTGCGCCTTCCAGAATCATGCCCGGCAGCAGATCGTTCATGGTTTCTACGCCGTCAGCAAACTGTGCGGTTTTGAACTCAGGACGCGGGTCACGACCCGGTTTTTCCAGCTCTTTGATGATGTCGGTTACGGTCGGCACCCCGAAGCGCTCGTCGGTAAAGTCGGCTGCTTTCAGGTTACGCAATTCGGTGCTGTTGCCCATCAGGTCGCGCAGCGACTGCTCGGTGGCGGCCAGAATGCGTTCCACTATCGGATAGGCTTCCGGGTGAACGGTTGAGGCATCCAGCGGGTTATCGCCGTGGTTAATGCGCAGGAAGCCCGCGCACTGCTCAAAGGCTTTAGGCCCCAGACGGCTGACTTTTAGCAACTGTTGACGGTTCTGGAACTGACCGTTCTCATCACGCCAGGCAACAATGTTCTGCGCCATCATGCGGGTTAAACCGGCTACGCGAGTCAACAGCGGAACGGAGGCGGTATTCAGATCAACGCCGACGGCGTTTACGCAGTCCTCGACTACCGCATCCAATTTACGGGCAAGCTGGGTCTGGCTAACGTCGTGCTGGTACTGGCCGACACCGATCGATTTCGGGTCGATTTTCACCAGCTCGGCCAGCGGATCCTGCAGACGGCGGGCAATAGACACCGCACCGCGCAGGGAAACGTCGAGATCCGGGAACTCCAGTGCCGCCAGTTCAGAAGCAGAGTACAC of the Citrobacter freundii genome contains:
- the feoB gene encoding Fe(2+) transporter permease subunit FeoB, with protein sequence MKKLTIGLIGNPNSGKTTLFNQLTGARQRVGNWAGVTVERKEGHFSTTDHQVTLVDLPGTYSLTTISSQTSLDEQIACHYILSGDADLLINVVDASNLERNLYLTLQLLELGIPCIVALNMLDIAEKQQIRIDIDALSARLGCPVVPLVSTRGRGIEALKLAIDRYKENDTVELVHYAQPLLREAESLADAMAKEMPQQQRRWLGLQMLEGDIYSRAYAGDAAQNLDAALTRLSETMDDPALHIADARYQCIAAICDTVSNTLTAEPSRFTTAVDKVVLNRFLGLPVFLFVMYLMFLLAINIGGALQPLFDVGSVALFIHGIQWIGYTLHFPDWLTIFLAQGLGGGINTVLPLVPQIGMMYLFLSFLEDSGYMARAAFVMDRLMQALGLPGKSFVPLIVGFGCNVPSVMGARTLDAPRERLMTIMMAPFMSCGARLAIFAVFAAAFFGQNGALAVFSLYVLGIVMAVLTGLMLKHTIMRGEATPFVMELPVYHVPHVKSLVIQTWQRLKGFVLRAGKVIIIVSIFLSAFNSFSLSGKIVDNINDSALASVSRVITPIFKPIGVHEDNWQATVGLFTGAMAKEVVVGTLNTLYTAENIQEEEFNPAEFNLGDELAGALGETWQSLKDTFSLSVLANPIEASKGDGEMATGAMGVMGAKFGSAAAAYSYLIFVLLYVPCISVMGAIARESSRGWMGFSILWGLNIAYSLSTLFYQTVSYKEHPTYSLVCILTVILFNIVLLGMLRRARSRVDIELLATNKTPGSCCASTTGDCH
- the feoA gene encoding ferrous iron transporter A; the protein is MQFTPDTAWKITGFSRDISPAYRQKLLSLGMLPGSSFNVVRVAPLGDPIHIETRRVSLVLRKKDLALLEVEAVSC